The following proteins are encoded in a genomic region of Candidatus Manganitrophaceae bacterium:
- a CDS encoding c-type cytochrome: MREQLINADKRQLMLKGLAAGALALLLSSGGMFWTGKVSAEALEPKPGKYRPTPPSKEDVEAGKAVYFRKCVWCHGPDGAGDGPSAIRLHPKPRNFNQGTFKIRHTASGELPTDEDLFNTVTHGLPGSVMPPWGEILSDKERRQVISFVKTELVKDRKFDDKDEALNVIDYGKQIASSEDSIKKGREIFMTKAKCVECHGVEGRGNGNLTQRDDWGFPIFPADLQKPWNLRGNRRDPYNPKNIFREISTGLNGTPMPSFADELTPEERWHVANFVMSLSQKFPIDPSTNKPAIQFVIKSKFLKEGELPSDPNDKRWEPLPPQIIGMASQIIQPPRHFLRTVDDLRVRSLFNNKEVAILVEWDDRTESHRDENKQAVYDMTAISSASFPAINTTEYTHENDTEAGPLKDVNPPSKGVYNDGVAIQFAEKWQELPSPEKPYFIHGDVKRGVDLWKWESDGSTKEYEGHGIDSVKVKEGNKNVRVDGAKWNNGRWQLILKRSLTTADKEHDAQLEMGKNIPMVFFAWDGDAGEFAGKMALSTYYYLMLEPPVPGKVYVIPPIIAGIVVILEGCVLYSARKRKRENA, translated from the coding sequence ATGAGGGAACAACTTATTAATGCAGATAAAAGGCAGCTGATGCTTAAAGGGCTCGCTGCTGGCGCACTCGCGCTATTGCTCTCGTCGGGGGGGATGTTCTGGACCGGCAAGGTATCGGCTGAAGCGTTAGAACCAAAGCCTGGAAAGTATCGACCGACGCCTCCGAGCAAAGAAGATGTTGAAGCAGGCAAAGCGGTCTATTTTAGAAAGTGTGTTTGGTGTCACGGTCCGGATGGCGCTGGGGATGGACCATCGGCCATCCGCCTCCATCCGAAACCGCGTAATTTCAACCAAGGGACCTTTAAGATTCGGCACACTGCCAGTGGCGAACTGCCGACCGATGAGGATCTCTTTAATACGGTAACACACGGACTCCCTGGGTCCGTGATGCCGCCTTGGGGCGAGATTCTCTCAGACAAGGAGAGAAGGCAAGTCATCTCATTCGTTAAAACTGAGCTTGTGAAGGACCGGAAGTTTGACGATAAAGATGAAGCTTTAAATGTAATTGATTACGGTAAGCAGATTGCTTCCTCGGAAGATAGTATCAAGAAAGGCCGAGAAATTTTTATGACCAAGGCAAAATGTGTGGAATGCCATGGCGTCGAGGGAAGAGGGAATGGAAACTTAACCCAACGCGACGACTGGGGTTTTCCGATCTTTCCGGCCGACCTTCAGAAACCCTGGAATCTTAGAGGAAATAGAAGAGATCCATATAATCCAAAGAATATCTTCCGTGAGATTTCCACAGGCTTGAATGGAACGCCGATGCCTTCTTTTGCCGATGAATTGACCCCGGAAGAGCGATGGCATGTGGCTAACTTCGTGATGTCTCTCTCTCAAAAATTTCCGATCGATCCCTCGACCAATAAGCCAGCGATTCAGTTCGTCATTAAATCGAAGTTCCTTAAGGAAGGGGAGCTTCCGAGCGATCCAAACGATAAGCGGTGGGAGCCGCTTCCTCCCCAGATTATCGGGATGGCGAGCCAAATCATCCAGCCGCCTCGGCACTTTTTGAGAACGGTCGATGATCTTCGAGTTAGATCGCTCTTCAATAATAAGGAAGTTGCGATCCTCGTTGAGTGGGACGATCGGACGGAGAGTCATCGCGATGAGAATAAACAAGCGGTTTATGATATGACGGCGATTTCATCCGCCTCATTCCCCGCGATTAATACAACGGAATATACCCATGAGAATGATACGGAAGCGGGACCACTAAAGGATGTCAATCCCCCGTCCAAAGGGGTTTATAATGACGGCGTTGCCATCCAGTTCGCTGAGAAGTGGCAGGAGCTACCCTCTCCTGAGAAGCCTTATTTTATTCATGGTGACGTTAAAAGAGGTGTCGATCTTTGGAAGTGGGAATCCGACGGTTCCACAAAAGAGTACGAAGGCCATGGAATTGATAGTGTTAAGGTCAAGGAAGGGAATAAGAATGTCCGTGTCGATGGGGCGAAGTGGAACAATGGCCGGTGGCAGTTGATCTTGAAGCGGTCTCTCACGACTGCAGACAAGGAACATGATGCCCAGCTTGAGATGGGGAAGAATATTCCGATGGTCTTCTTTGCCTGGGATGGCGATGCCGGTGAATTCGCTGGTAAGATGGCGCTTTCGACCTATTACTACCTGATGCTGGAACCTCCAGTTCCAGGTAAGGTCTATGTCATTCCTCCAATCATCGCGGGTATCGTCGTGATCCTTGAAGGATGTGTTTTGTATAGTGCCCGTAAGAGAAAAAGAGAGAACGCCTAA
- a CDS encoding cytochrome ubiquinol oxidase subunit I, giving the protein MRSFNDPRKAKIGAVVLLGVIGLLLLLPFIPMQAGAEEAKQESAPAEKKVEKAKDVYYKGPGEFGIVSGPPAPKLKYPDDYGTYGTFQSRTILWVANQQHLYFGSFVLAVPMFVFVMELVGMLQKDKLMAKKYDDMAHEMMKISLTAYSITAVLGGILIFTFLALYPGFFGYLSRIFKPIMHVYALLFILESGTLYIYYYGWDGMNDGGFLKWCHLSIAFLLNTIGIILMFFANSWIGFMMSPAGVDEQGRFLGDIWKSVHTALWHPLNVHRILGNAAFGGGVVAAYASYRFLAAKTPEEKAHYDWMSYVAMFMGILNLIPLPFAGYWLMREVYGYRQQMGITLMGGLLAWVFIMQAMMIAILFVTTNYYLWQAMGRMPGAERYYRLFKYMLLVLIVATISWLTPHTLVMTPAELKAMGGAQHPIVGNYGVMSAKNTAVNIMITTTVFCFCIYQRCNKVPTVKWAAAGNAFLGALFTGAAVNIVFLGIYGYFIPANVRIGLSVPQVCSTLTTLFVGVTINTMMMKGARQLGEVRWGQMSPRGSYALFCLAVSFTWTMAVMGYLRSSVRLHWHVNEILRDNSPWAFTNPVGYAGNMNSMNVLLFWTMLLFVFWLGALSAKKAPVREEEVGVGKATLPAGSH; this is encoded by the coding sequence ATGCGCAGCTTTAACGATCCTAGAAAGGCAAAGATTGGAGCAGTCGTCCTTCTGGGTGTGATAGGCTTGCTCCTCCTCCTCCCCTTTATCCCAATGCAAGCTGGAGCCGAAGAAGCAAAGCAGGAAAGCGCTCCGGCGGAAAAAAAGGTTGAGAAGGCAAAGGACGTCTATTATAAGGGGCCTGGTGAATTTGGAATTGTCTCGGGTCCTCCAGCTCCAAAGCTGAAATATCCCGATGACTATGGAACCTATGGAACTTTCCAGAGCCGTACCATCCTCTGGGTCGCCAATCAGCAGCATCTCTATTTCGGCAGCTTTGTTCTTGCCGTTCCGATGTTCGTGTTCGTCATGGAGTTAGTCGGAATGCTGCAAAAAGACAAGTTAATGGCTAAAAAATATGATGATATGGCCCACGAGATGATGAAGATCAGTTTGACCGCTTATTCCATTACAGCGGTTCTCGGAGGGATACTCATCTTCACCTTCTTGGCTCTTTACCCGGGGTTCTTTGGGTACCTGTCAAGAATCTTTAAGCCGATCATGCACGTCTATGCTCTTCTCTTTATTCTGGAGAGCGGAACCTTATATATCTACTACTATGGCTGGGATGGAATGAATGATGGCGGTTTTCTTAAATGGTGCCATCTGTCAATCGCTTTTCTCCTCAACACGATCGGCATCATTCTGATGTTCTTCGCCAATTCATGGATCGGATTCATGATGTCTCCGGCCGGGGTTGATGAGCAGGGCCGCTTCTTAGGTGACATTTGGAAATCGGTTCATACAGCCCTTTGGCACCCTCTAAATGTCCATCGAATTCTGGGGAATGCTGCATTTGGAGGGGGAGTCGTTGCCGCTTATGCCTCCTATCGTTTCTTGGCTGCGAAGACTCCGGAAGAGAAAGCTCATTATGACTGGATGAGCTACGTCGCCATGTTTATGGGAATCCTCAACCTAATTCCGCTCCCATTCGCCGGATATTGGCTGATGAGAGAAGTCTATGGCTATCGGCAGCAGATGGGAATTACGTTGATGGGCGGTCTCCTGGCCTGGGTGTTCATCATGCAGGCGATGATGATCGCAATTCTTTTCGTAACCACCAACTACTATCTCTGGCAGGCGATGGGGAGAATGCCCGGCGCAGAGCGGTATTATCGCCTCTTTAAATATATGCTCCTAGTATTGATTGTGGCAACCATCTCCTGGTTGACGCCGCATACCCTGGTGATGACCCCCGCTGAGCTTAAAGCGATGGGAGGGGCGCAGCATCCAATCGTTGGGAACTACGGCGTGATGTCGGCAAAAAATACCGCCGTCAATATCATGATCACGACGACGGTGTTCTGTTTCTGTATCTATCAGCGGTGCAACAAAGTACCTACTGTGAAGTGGGCCGCGGCAGGGAATGCATTCCTTGGTGCGCTCTTTACTGGCGCGGCAGTGAATATTGTCTTTTTGGGAATCTATGGCTACTTCATCCCGGCCAACGTCCGTATCGGCCTTTCCGTTCCTCAGGTCTGCTCGACGCTGACCACTCTTTTTGTCGGAGTCACGATTAATACGATGATGATGAAGGGGGCAAGACAGCTTGGAGAGGTCCGATGGGGACAGATGTCGCCAAGAGGTTCCTATGCGCTCTTCTGCTTGGCCGTGTCGTTTACATGGACGATGGCGGTGATGGGATATCTTCGCTCTTCCGTCCGTCTTCATTGGCATGTGAATGAGATTCTTCGGGACAATTCTCCCTGGGCATTCACCAATCCAGTCGGTTATGCGGGCAACATGAACTCAATGAATGTGCTTCTCTTCTGGACGATGCTGCTCTTCGTCTTCTGGCTGGGTGCTCTTTCAGCGAAAAAAGCGCCTGTCAGGGAAGAAGAAGTGGGCGTCGGAAAAGCGACACTTCCGGCGGGGAGCCATTAA
- a CDS encoding acetyl-CoA carboxylase carboxyltransferase subunit beta: MAWFKKERQPGETKKIKIPEGLWVKCNNCREIIYRKELERNAKVCPKCDYHFPISVEERIAMVADEGSFTESDASLAPLDPLNFKDSAKYKDRLKANQEKTGQPDALVIGEAQINHRPIILGVLNFGFMAGSMGSVVGEKLTRGIERAKEKHFPLVFFSASGGARMQEGILSLMQMAKTSAAIARLQDEKVPYISILTDPTFGGVTASFAMLGDIIIAEPKSLIGFAGPRVIEKTIKQQLPEGFQRAEFLLEHGMIDMIVPRKDLRETLIRVLSFF; the protein is encoded by the coding sequence ATGGCCTGGTTTAAAAAAGAGCGGCAGCCTGGAGAGACCAAAAAGATCAAGATCCCGGAGGGGCTCTGGGTCAAATGCAACAACTGCCGTGAGATTATTTATCGCAAAGAGCTTGAGCGAAATGCCAAGGTCTGCCCTAAATGCGATTACCACTTTCCGATCTCCGTTGAGGAGCGGATTGCGATGGTGGCCGACGAGGGGAGCTTCACCGAGTCGGACGCTTCACTCGCTCCGCTCGATCCGCTCAATTTCAAAGACTCTGCAAAATACAAAGACCGCCTCAAGGCAAATCAAGAAAAGACCGGCCAGCCCGATGCGCTGGTCATTGGAGAGGCGCAGATCAACCATCGCCCCATTATCCTCGGCGTTTTGAACTTTGGTTTTATGGCGGGGAGCATGGGGTCAGTCGTCGGAGAGAAGTTGACGCGCGGCATCGAGCGGGCCAAGGAAAAACATTTTCCGTTGGTCTTCTTCTCCGCCTCCGGCGGTGCCCGGATGCAGGAGGGAATCCTCTCTTTGATGCAGATGGCGAAGACGAGCGCCGCCATCGCACGCCTTCAGGATGAAAAGGTTCCTTATATTTCCATTCTGACCGACCCGACCTTTGGCGGGGTCACCGCAAGCTTTGCAATGCTCGGAGATATCATCATCGCCGAGCCAAAATCGCTCATTGGGTTTGCCGGCCCACGGGTCATTGAAAAGACGATCAAACAGCAGCTTCCTGAAGGATTCCAGCGGGCCGAATTTCTCTTAGAGCATGGAATGATCGACATGATCGTCCCACGGAAAGACCTCCGAGAAACGCTGATCCGCGTCCTCTCTTTTTTCTAA
- a CDS encoding SUMF1/EgtB/PvdO family nonheme iron enzyme, whose protein sequence is MVPVPAGEFTMGSEEGGFDEKPIHRVYVDAFKINQYEVTQAYYAEFVKATNHRSPLSRYVKNINYFNDQNQPVIYVTWEDADEYCRWRGERLPTEAEWEKAARGVDGSPWPWGKDSKPVFANFLGDGDPVHYTSVVGSFENDKSSYGLYDVAGNVREWVGDWYEEQYYRHSPARNPKGPDQGEMKSMRGGSWNDSPISGTTTARMKMFPDYRDTTVGFRCAQSIKG, encoded by the coding sequence ATGGTTCCAGTTCCAGCCGGGGAATTCACAATGGGGAGCGAGGAAGGGGGCTTCGACGAGAAGCCAATACACCGGGTTTATGTCGATGCATTTAAGATCAATCAATATGAGGTGACACAGGCGTATTATGCCGAGTTTGTGAAGGCAACCAACCACCGCTCCCCGCTCTCCCGCTATGTCAAAAACATCAACTATTTTAACGACCAAAACCAGCCAGTCATCTATGTCACCTGGGAGGATGCCGACGAATACTGCCGTTGGCGGGGAGAACGGCTTCCGACAGAGGCAGAGTGGGAAAAAGCGGCCAGAGGCGTCGATGGAAGCCCTTGGCCTTGGGGAAAAGACTCGAAGCCGGTATTTGCCAACTTTCTCGGAGACGGCGACCCGGTCCATTACACATCCGTGGTCGGTTCATTTGAGAATGATAAAAGTTCCTACGGGCTCTATGATGTCGCCGGGAATGTGCGGGAGTGGGTCGGGGATTGGTATGAAGAGCAGTATTATCGGCATTCGCCCGCTCGAAATCCGAAGGGTCCCGATCAGGGAGAGATGAAATCGATGCGAGGGGGTTCCTGGAACGATTCTCCTATCTCTGGGACGACGACGGCGCGCATGAAGATGTTTCCGGATTATCGTGATACAACAGTGGGGTTCCGGTGTGCTCAGTCGATTAAGGGATAA
- a CDS encoding cytochrome c has product MLKQRGTSLILQVLFTVLALPMLAWASGGGVEWMDAGKFALIIEMGLGIGVIFLAWLIKDKLGFPFPKLLQAPLIWITAFIIFRVILQPPIPFSLLAIYMTVVTIGVLLYITITQPNWEEFSKPIVFMLQEDSGKAKMSRYITFAAVPVLLAYGTYNKMLPKFEEPVELRTVHPAPPASINVHDKILNLQTAENPYRIDDSGKYLKVGLESAYFGKNPWATDAPKYLQNVRDGGIVFFGTAGCFFCHGDNLDGKGPFAFAFNPIPANFADPGTISQLQETFVFWRVSKGGPGLSREGFPWASAMPPWEKHLTTNEIWRVILFEYWHTGFFPRTWD; this is encoded by the coding sequence ATGTTAAAGCAGAGAGGTACTTCTCTTATTTTGCAAGTCCTCTTCACCGTCCTGGCCCTGCCGATGCTTGCTTGGGCCAGCGGAGGGGGAGTCGAGTGGATGGATGCGGGGAAGTTCGCGCTCATCATTGAGATGGGACTCGGCATTGGGGTTATTTTTCTTGCTTGGCTGATTAAGGACAAGCTCGGGTTTCCATTCCCAAAGTTGCTTCAGGCCCCCTTAATCTGGATAACAGCCTTTATTATTTTCCGGGTGATTTTACAGCCGCCGATTCCGTTCTCCTTGCTCGCGATTTATATGACGGTTGTGACAATTGGTGTTCTTCTCTACATTACTATCACTCAGCCCAATTGGGAAGAGTTCAGCAAGCCGATTGTATTCATGCTGCAGGAGGATAGCGGAAAGGCAAAAATGTCCCGCTATATTACTTTTGCGGCCGTTCCGGTGCTATTGGCCTACGGCACTTACAATAAAATGCTCCCAAAGTTTGAGGAGCCTGTCGAGCTGAGAACTGTTCATCCAGCTCCCCCAGCGAGCATCAACGTTCATGATAAGATTCTCAATCTTCAGACGGCTGAAAACCCATATCGAATTGATGATTCGGGAAAGTATCTGAAGGTCGGCTTGGAAAGCGCCTATTTTGGAAAAAATCCATGGGCGACTGATGCTCCCAAATATCTTCAGAATGTAAGAGATGGGGGTATCGTCTTCTTTGGTACAGCGGGATGTTTCTTCTGCCATGGCGACAACCTTGACGGCAAAGGACCTTTCGCGTTCGCCTTCAATCCGATTCCAGCAAATTTCGCCGATCCTGGAACGATTTCGCAGCTTCAGGAAACGTTCGTATTCTGGCGTGTATCTAAGGGAGGACCTGGGCTATCGAGAGAAGGATTTCCATGGGCATCAGCCATGCCGCCCTGGGAAAAGCATCTGACCACAAATGAAATTTGGCGGGTCATTCTCTTTGAGTATTGGCACACTGGTTTCTTCCCGAGAACATGGGATTAA
- a CDS encoding methionine adenosyltransferase — translation MNRLNFLFTSESVTEGHPDKIADQISDSVLDAIIGQDPTCRVACEAIVTTGLAFVAGEITTSCYVEIPDIVRETIKQVGYTRAKYGFDYETCAVITSIHNQSPDIAMGVDTGGAGDQGLMFGYATNETPELMPMPILLAHKITKRLTDMRKGDILPYLRPDGKSQVTVEYRDGKPVRVSTIVVSTQHSPDITLKELREDVIEKVVKPVIPPELLDDENIIYHINPTGRFVIGGPQGDTGLTGRKIIVDTYGGVGSHGGGAFSGKDPSKVDRSASYMARYIAKNLVAAGIAERCEVQLAYAIGVADPVSILVDTKQTSKISQDKLVKLVRDHFPMTPRGIIEHLKLRRPIYKKTAAYGHFGRNDPDFTWEATDLAAALKKAAGI, via the coding sequence ATGAATCGTTTGAATTTTCTTTTCACGTCCGAGTCGGTGACCGAGGGGCATCCGGACAAGATTGCAGACCAGATTTCAGATTCCGTTTTAGATGCGATCATCGGACAAGACCCGACCTGCCGGGTTGCTTGTGAAGCGATCGTTACCACCGGTTTGGCCTTCGTCGCCGGGGAAATTACCACCTCCTGCTATGTTGAAATTCCCGATATCGTCCGCGAGACGATCAAGCAGGTCGGATATACCCGGGCAAAGTACGGGTTTGACTACGAGACCTGCGCGGTGATTACCTCGATTCATAACCAGTCCCCCGACATTGCCATGGGGGTCGATACCGGGGGGGCCGGCGATCAGGGCTTAATGTTTGGCTACGCGACCAATGAGACACCGGAATTGATGCCGATGCCGATCCTTTTGGCTCATAAGATTACGAAGCGGCTGACAGATATGCGGAAGGGTGATATTCTCCCCTATCTCCGTCCCGACGGCAAATCTCAGGTCACCGTCGAATACCGAGACGGGAAGCCGGTCCGTGTCTCGACCATTGTTGTCTCGACCCAGCACAGCCCCGACATTACCCTAAAAGAGCTTCGGGAGGATGTCATTGAGAAGGTGGTCAAGCCGGTGATTCCGCCTGAGCTGCTCGATGACGAGAACATCATTTATCATATCAATCCGACCGGCCGTTTTGTCATCGGCGGACCCCAGGGAGATACCGGTCTGACCGGTCGAAAGATCATCGTCGATACCTATGGCGGGGTCGGAAGCCATGGTGGAGGCGCTTTCTCCGGAAAAGATCCCTCCAAGGTCGACCGGTCAGCCTCTTATATGGCCCGATATATTGCGAAGAACCTCGTCGCCGCCGGAATTGCGGAGCGTTGTGAGGTCCAGCTGGCATACGCAATCGGCGTCGCCGATCCGGTCTCCATTTTGGTCGACACCAAACAGACCAGCAAAATCTCTCAAGACAAGCTGGTCAAACTGGTCCGCGACCACTTTCCGATGACGCCGCGGGGGATCATTGAACATTTGAAACTCCGTCGGCCCATTTATAAGAAGACCGCCGCATATGGTCATTTTGGACGGAACGATCCTGATTTTACCTGGGAGGCGACCGATTTGGCCGCAGCGCTGAAGAAGGCGGCCGGCATATAA
- a CDS encoding adenosylhomocysteinase: MDYDIKDMKLSEKGKLRMEWAEQSMPVLRLIKKRFKKEKPLAGVRISACLHVTTETANLMDTLKTGGADVVLCASNPLSTQDDVAATLVDHYQIATFAIKGEDNKTYYQHIQSALAHKPMITMDDGADLVSTILSEQKQLIPNLIGGTEETTTGVIRLRSMAAKGVLKFPVISVNDASTKHFFDNRYGTGQSTMDGVLRATNRMVAGSVVVVVGYGWCGRGIAMRAAGMGGNVIVTEIDPLKAIEAVMDGYRVMPMSEAAKIGDFFITVTGDIKVVRKEHFEVMKDGAIVCNSGHFNVEIDIPALEKLSKRKRMIREFVDEYTLSDGRKINLLGEGRLINLASAEGHPSSVMDMSFANQALSAEYLVQNSKNLEKKVYPVPQKIDTEIARLKLEGMGVKIDKLTKEQEKYLASWEMGT, translated from the coding sequence ATGGACTACGATATTAAAGATATGAAATTAAGTGAAAAAGGAAAGCTGCGGATGGAGTGGGCCGAGCAGAGCATGCCGGTCCTCCGCCTGATCAAAAAGCGGTTCAAAAAAGAAAAACCGCTCGCCGGTGTCCGCATCTCCGCCTGTCTTCACGTGACGACTGAGACCGCAAACCTGATGGACACCCTCAAAACGGGCGGGGCCGATGTGGTCCTCTGCGCATCCAATCCCCTTTCGACGCAGGATGACGTCGCCGCGACGCTGGTCGATCATTATCAGATCGCCACCTTTGCCATCAAGGGGGAGGACAACAAGACCTACTATCAGCATATCCAATCGGCATTGGCGCACAAGCCGATGATCACGATGGACGATGGCGCCGACCTCGTCTCCACCATCCTCTCGGAGCAGAAGCAGTTGATCCCTAACCTCATCGGGGGAACCGAAGAGACGACCACCGGCGTCATCCGCCTGCGAAGCATGGCGGCGAAGGGGGTTTTGAAATTTCCGGTCATTTCGGTGAACGATGCCAGCACCAAGCATTTCTTCGACAACCGCTATGGAACCGGCCAGAGCACGATGGACGGCGTTCTTCGCGCCACCAACCGGATGGTCGCCGGCTCGGTCGTGGTCGTCGTCGGCTACGGCTGGTGCGGCCGCGGGATCGCAATGCGGGCGGCCGGAATGGGGGGAAACGTCATCGTTACCGAGATCGATCCGTTGAAGGCGATCGAAGCGGTGATGGACGGCTATCGGGTGATGCCGATGTCCGAAGCGGCGAAGATCGGCGACTTCTTCATCACCGTCACCGGTGATATCAAAGTCGTCCGGAAAGAGCATTTTGAAGTGATGAAGGACGGTGCGATCGTCTGCAACTCGGGTCACTTTAACGTCGAGATCGACATCCCGGCCCTCGAAAAGCTCTCCAAACGGAAGCGGATGATCCGGGAATTCGTCGACGAGTATACCCTCTCCGACGGGCGCAAGATCAATCTCCTCGGCGAAGGACGTTTGATCAATCTCGCCTCGGCCGAAGGGCATCCTTCCAGCGTGATGGATATGAGCTTCGCGAACCAGGCGCTCTCCGCGGAATATCTCGTTCAAAACTCCAAGAACCTGGAAAAGAAGGTTTACCCGGTCCCTCAGAAGATCGATACCGAGATCGCCCGTCTGAAGCTGGAGGGGATGGGCGTAAAAATCGACAAGCTGACCAAAGAGCAGGAAAAGTACCTCGCCTCCTGGGAGATGGGAACGTAA
- a CDS encoding class I SAM-dependent methyltransferase, whose translation MPRKAEEKQVRGLCFHLANALHLPYKDNSFDKVVSIRFFHILPHQMQRAILQEVQRILKPGGRFIVEFNSPFAGVLLWAIRRDHLVIWPKQVKALFEGMTIVKKVGIMLPGLARVARANKKIGYALGRKLDFFPLNHLCNQILIVAQKQK comes from the coding sequence ATGCCCCGGAAAGCCGAAGAGAAGCAGGTCCGGGGGCTCTGTTTTCATCTGGCCAATGCCCTGCATCTACCGTATAAAGACAACAGCTTTGACAAAGTCGTCTCCATCCGCTTCTTCCACATCCTCCCCCATCAGATGCAGCGCGCGATTCTACAGGAAGTACAGCGGATCTTAAAGCCCGGAGGGCGCTTCATCGTGGAGTTCAACAGCCCCTTTGCCGGAGTGCTTCTCTGGGCCATTCGACGCGATCATCTAGTGATCTGGCCCAAGCAGGTCAAAGCCTTATTTGAGGGGATGACAATTGTGAAGAAAGTCGGTATCATGCTGCCGGGGCTCGCGCGTGTGGCCCGAGCCAATAAAAAAATCGGCTATGCGCTGGGCCGCAAACTCGATTTCTTCCCCCTCAATCATCTCTGCAATCAAATCCTCATCGTCGCTCAAAAACAAAAATAG